The following coding sequences are from one Sylvia atricapilla isolate bSylAtr1 chromosome 15, bSylAtr1.pri, whole genome shotgun sequence window:
- the SEPTIN12 gene encoding septin-12 isoform X1, translating into MARLSVKDHLDGILSDFEALKKSFEAEDGDEAPGSPLSSGTGDSHQALQPGHPPRMGSGPGPSPVLRTRLGTGPASGTAGTGIARAASFQSRQAFARGPGSDGESQRSSSSSLESPAPTGPPQPPGSPPAASPGLKKVPSHGSVFPVELDHPLRGAAASHGSLPALDLHIAEEPGLGTPWGTQSSAPQPRTHPPSSSSSSSSSSSLPPYDGTETAPGLPPLPEGPGGWDIAPHTVSRPQRRVTLSASPIPSRRPPPQPWAQGEAAAAEERAEGLPPLPAPQAATFRLVSQPQTVQVSSQPAFLGGLVLVPALGTPASARLMGPRGPYVPAAAPGEAADGGGAAVTPEHGSSLEPEERSMEPPAVPEEEEEEEEEKEEGAVPLSMAPGPVGCQLFGYVGIEAVLDQMKIKTMKTGFEFNIMVVGQSGLGKSTMVNTLFKSKVSRKSSQPGQEERIPKTVQLQSITHVIEEKGVKMKLTVTDTPGFGDQINNENCWDPIIKYINEQYERYLREEILITRKRKIPDTRVHGCVYFVPPTGHWLRPLDLEFMRRLSKIVNVVPVIAKADTLTLEERAEFKQRIQEDLKTHAISVYPQEDFDQDPEDRALNDRIREKIPFAVVGADQEHQVNGKRVLGRKTKWGIIEVENPAHCEFPLLRDLLIRSHLQDLKDITHNVHYESYRVRRLNESNRPGLSPLNGLPGKGEASSHL; encoded by the exons atGGCCCGGCTCTCGGTCAAGGACCACCTGGACGGGATTCTCTCCGACTTCGAAG CGCTCAAGAAGTCATTCGAAGCAGAAGATGGGGACGAGGCGCCCGGCTCTCCGCTGTCCTCAGGCACCGGCGACAGCCACCAGGCACTGCAGCCCGGCCACCCGCCCCGCATGggcagcggccccggccccagccccgtgCTGCGGACCCGGCTCGGTACCGGCCCGGCCAGCGGCACCGCCGGCACCGGCATCGCCCGCGCCGCCTCCTTCCAGAGCCGCCAGGCCTTCGCCAGGGGGCCGGGCAGTGACGGGGAGAGCCAGcgcagctcctcctccagcctggagagCCCCGCGCCCACCGggcccccccagcccccgggCAGCCCCCCGGCCGCCAGCCCCGGCTTGAAGAAGGTCCCGTCCCATGGCAGCGTCTTCCCGGTGGAGCTGGATCATCCCCTCCGCGGGGCCGCTGCCAGCCACGGCTCTCTGCCAGCGCTGGACCTGCACATCGCCGAGGAGCCGGGCCTGGGGACGCCGTggggcacacagagctctgcacccCAGCCTCGCACCCACccgccttcctcctcctcctcctcctcgtcctcctcctccttgcccCCGTACGATGGCACAGAgacagccccggggctgcccccgcTCCCCGAGGGGCCGGGGGGGTGGGACATCGCCCCCCACACGGTGTCCCGGCCGCAGCGGAGGGTGACCCTCAGCGCCAGCCCCATCCCGTCCCGCCGGccccctcctcagccctgggcacagggagaggcagccGCGGCTGAGGAGAGGGCCGAGGGGCTGCCGCCACTGCCGGCCCCCCAAGCCGCCACCTTCAGGCTGGTGTCGCAGCCGCAGACGGTGCAAGTGAGCTCCCAGCCCGCCTTCCTCGGGGGGCTGGTGCTGGTGCCGGCCCTGGGGACCCCCGCCAGCGCCAGGCTGATGGGACCGCGGGGACCCTACGTGCCGGCAGCGGCTCCCGGCGAGGCTGCGGACGGCGGCGGGGCAGCGGTGACGCCGGAGCACG ggagcagcctggagccCGAGGAGCGCAGCATGGAGCCGCCGGCCGtgccggaggaggaggaggaggaggaggaggagaaggaggagggggcGGTGCCCCTCTCCATGGCGCCCGGCCCCGTGGGTTGCCAGCTCTTTGGATACGTGGGAATCGAAGCCGTGCTCGACCAGATGAAAATCAAAACCATGAAGACAGGCTTTGAGTTCAACATCATGGTTGTGG ggcaGAGCGGGCTGGGGAAGTCCACGATGGTGAACACCCTCTTCAAGTCCAAGGTGAGCCGCAAATCCTCACAGCCCGGCCAGGAGGAACGCATTCCCAAAACTGTGCAACTCCAGTCCATCACCCACG TCATCGAGGAGAAGGGGGTGAAGATGAAGCTGACAGTGACTGACACACCAGGGTTCGGGGACCAGATCAACAATGAGAACTG CTGGGACCCGATCATCAAATACATCAACGAGCAGTACGAGAGATACCTGCGGGAGGAGATCCTCATCACCCGCAAGAGGAAGATCCCGGACACTCGGGTCCACGGATGTGTCTACTTTGTCCCCCCCACAGGTCACTG GCTGCGCCCTCTGGACCTGGAGTTCATGCGGCGGCTCAGCAAGATTGTCAATGTGGTGCCGGTGATCGCCAAGGCCGACACGCTCACCCTGGAGGAACGGGCAGAATTCAAGCAGCGG ATCCAGGAGGACCTGAAGACCCACGCCATCAGCGTGTACCCACAGGAGGACTTCGACCAGGACCCCGAAGACAGGGCACTGAACGACAGGATTCGT gagaagATTCCCTTCGCCGTGGTGGGGGCAGACCAGGAGCACCAGGTGAACGGCAAACGGGTGCTGGGCCGCAAGACCAAGTGGGGCATCATTGAAG TGGAGAACCCAGCCCACTGCGAGTTCCCCCTCCTGCGGGACCTGCTTATCCG GTCGCACCTGCAGGACCTGAAGGACATCACCCACAACGTCCACTACGAGAGTTACCGCGTGCGGCGGCTGAACGAGAGCAACCGGCCGGGGCTGAGCCCCCTCAATGGGCTGCCTGGCAAGGGCGAggccagcagccacctctga
- the SEPTIN12 gene encoding septin-12 isoform X2 → MEPPAVPEEEEEEEEEKEEGAVPLSMAPGPVGCQLFGYVGIEAVLDQMKIKTMKTGFEFNIMVVGQSGLGKSTMVNTLFKSKVSRKSSQPGQEERIPKTVQLQSITHVIEEKGVKMKLTVTDTPGFGDQINNENCWDPIIKYINEQYERYLREEILITRKRKIPDTRVHGCVYFVPPTGHWLRPLDLEFMRRLSKIVNVVPVIAKADTLTLEERAEFKQRIQEDLKTHAISVYPQEDFDQDPEDRALNDRIREKIPFAVVGADQEHQVNGKRVLGRKTKWGIIEVENPAHCEFPLLRDLLIRSHLQDLKDITHNVHYESYRVRRLNESNRPGLSPLNGLPGKGEASSHL, encoded by the exons ATGGAGCCGCCGGCCGtgccggaggaggaggaggaggaggaggaggagaaggaggagggggcGGTGCCCCTCTCCATGGCGCCCGGCCCCGTGGGTTGCCAGCTCTTTGGATACGTGGGAATCGAAGCCGTGCTCGACCAGATGAAAATCAAAACCATGAAGACAGGCTTTGAGTTCAACATCATGGTTGTGG ggcaGAGCGGGCTGGGGAAGTCCACGATGGTGAACACCCTCTTCAAGTCCAAGGTGAGCCGCAAATCCTCACAGCCCGGCCAGGAGGAACGCATTCCCAAAACTGTGCAACTCCAGTCCATCACCCACG TCATCGAGGAGAAGGGGGTGAAGATGAAGCTGACAGTGACTGACACACCAGGGTTCGGGGACCAGATCAACAATGAGAACTG CTGGGACCCGATCATCAAATACATCAACGAGCAGTACGAGAGATACCTGCGGGAGGAGATCCTCATCACCCGCAAGAGGAAGATCCCGGACACTCGGGTCCACGGATGTGTCTACTTTGTCCCCCCCACAGGTCACTG GCTGCGCCCTCTGGACCTGGAGTTCATGCGGCGGCTCAGCAAGATTGTCAATGTGGTGCCGGTGATCGCCAAGGCCGACACGCTCACCCTGGAGGAACGGGCAGAATTCAAGCAGCGG ATCCAGGAGGACCTGAAGACCCACGCCATCAGCGTGTACCCACAGGAGGACTTCGACCAGGACCCCGAAGACAGGGCACTGAACGACAGGATTCGT gagaagATTCCCTTCGCCGTGGTGGGGGCAGACCAGGAGCACCAGGTGAACGGCAAACGGGTGCTGGGCCGCAAGACCAAGTGGGGCATCATTGAAG TGGAGAACCCAGCCCACTGCGAGTTCCCCCTCCTGCGGGACCTGCTTATCCG GTCGCACCTGCAGGACCTGAAGGACATCACCCACAACGTCCACTACGAGAGTTACCGCGTGCGGCGGCTGAACGAGAGCAACCGGCCGGGGCTGAGCCCCCTCAATGGGCTGCCTGGCAAGGGCGAggccagcagccacctctga